A genomic stretch from Halichoerus grypus chromosome 7, mHalGry1.hap1.1, whole genome shotgun sequence includes:
- the LOC118521349 gene encoding olfactory receptor 10R2-like codes for MHVVKAMTSLTVNLGDQVNQAIFSSVTEFLLLGFSNLGEIQLILFAIFLCLYLIILSGNITTVTVICLDRSLHVPMYFFLGILSISETCYTFVILPKMLINLLSLLRTISFINCATQMFFFLGFAVTNCMLLGVMSYDRYAAVCHPLWYPVLMSWPVCGHLAATCALIGFLFSLIGSLLVFELPFCGLNKINHYFCDISPVIQLACTETYINELVIFIGGVLALMVPLTFICISYGFIVHTILKIPSTDGKQKAFSTCASHLTVVIVHYGCASSVYLRPSAKFSSNKDRLVTMTYTVVTPLLNPMVYSFRNKDVQMAIRKVIARGRFYPKAL; via the exons ATGCATGTGGTAAAAGCAATGACCAGCCTGACT GTCAATCTTGGGGACCAAGTCAACCAGGCTATCTTCTCCTCTGTCACAGAGTTCCTGTTGCTGGGGTTCTCCAACCTTGGAGAAATCCAGCTCATCCTCTTTGCTATATTTCTGTGCCTGTATCTGATTATTCTGAGTGGGAACATCACCACTGTCACTGTCATATGCCTGGATCGCAGCCTCCATGTACCTATGTACTTCTTCCTGGGGATCCTCTCCATCTCTGAGACATGCTACACCTTTGTCATCCTGCCCAAGATGCTCATAAATCTGTTGTCTCTGCTCAGAACAATCTCATTTATTAACTGTGCCACTCAgatgtttttcttccttggttTTGCTGTCACTAATTGCATGCTGCTGGGGGTCATGAGTTATGACCGCTATGCTGCTGTCTGTCATCCACTTTGGTACCCTGTCCTAATGAGCTGGCCGGTATGTGGACACTTGGCAGCCACTTGTGCTCTGATTGGCTTTTTGTTCTCACTGATAGGCTCCCTGTTAGTCTTTGAACTCCCTTTCTGTGGTCTCAATAAAATCAACCACTACTTCTGTGACATTTCACCAGTTATCCAGCTTGCCTGTACTGAAACCTACATCAATGAGCTGGTCATCTTCATTGGTGGAGTTCTAGCCCTCATGGTCCCCCTGACTTTCATCTGCATATCTTATGGCTTTATTGTCCATACCATCCTGAAGATCCCATCCACTGATGGCAAGCAGAAAGCCTTCTCCACCTGTGCCTCCCACCTCACTGTGGTCATTGTCCACTATGGCTGTGCTTCCTCTGTCTACCTGCGGCCCTCAGCCAAGTTCTCATCTAACAAAGACAGGCTTGTGACAATGACCTACACAGTTGTGACTCCGTTGTTGAACCCAATGGTGTATAGCTTCAGGAACAAAGATGTCCAGATGGCCATACGGAAAGTGATTGCCAGAGGAAGATTTTATCCTAAAGCTCTGTAA